Genomic segment of Drosophila ananassae strain 14024-0371.13 chromosome 2L, ASM1763931v2, whole genome shotgun sequence:
aTCAATCGCGAACCGGTTCGGCTTCTGGATCGGTTTCCCAGTTACTTAATCCCAGCGTTCATGTAACCATAATCCTGGACAGCGTCAGGCATGGGATCGGAGCGAGTGGCGCTGCTATATCTTGTGCTGATCGCCATGCAGCAGGTGGCCACGGCCACGATACGTCAGTCGCGCGAAATTATCATCACAGATGCGGTAGGTGTCCCCAAGGGGGATTCCGAATGGTCGGAGAAGGGGGATAGTCTCGCTCAGGTCGTGCGCCACCGGAATTCCTAATTACCCGGGCTCGAGTGTCACAACGTATCGCACGCGTCGCGTGGCCTCCAAATGTCAAGCTAAAAATGTGCCAACAATTTGTGTTTGCATTTCGATTTCAGCTTCGGATACGGACTCCTACCTGTTCCTGCCACTGAATTTGAGACATGTTTGCTGTAATTGCAGGTGCGACGCATCCAGAACGACGGCTACAATGTGGAGCGCCACACGGTGACAACGAAGGACGGATATGTCCTCACCCTGCATCGCATCCCCCAGGTGGATCCGGAACGGGGAAGTGTATTGCGACGCCCGTTGGTCTTTCTCCTCTCCGGACTATATGCCTCGTCGGATGTGTGCGTAGTGCCCCTAAAGATAATTATTCTATATGCTAATAGATACTTCCGCTTGCGGCATATAACAAGTGCTTTAAAAGTGATATAGTAGTTACGATGTGCTCTTGTCAGTTTTGAATCATTGGCAAAGATAGTTTTTTAGACTTTTTTCAAAGGGACTGACAGACAAGTGGAAgcttaaatcataaaaataattatactaATCTAAAGTGTATATAGTTGCGagtaacatttttaaatttaagctTCTTGAAAGGAAGacataaataaacatattatCCTTTTTCCAGGTGGCTGCTTAATGGACGCGAGGACTCCTTGGCCTACCTCCTTTGGCGCGCCGGCTATGATGTCTGGCTGGGAAACAATCGGGGCAACATCTATTGCCGCAAGAACCTGTGGCACAATGCCACCGAACGCGAGTTCTGGGACTTTAGCTGGCACGAGATGGGCGTCTACGATCTGCCCGCCCAAGTGGACTATGTCCTGCGAACCACCGGCCAGCGGGCGATGCATTTTGTGGGTATCTCGCAGGGCGGCACCGTCTTCCTCGTTATGAACTCGATGCTGCCACACTACAATGCTGTATTCAAGAGCGCCACCCTCCTGGCACCGGTGGCCTATGTCAGCAACACAAAGAGTGGCCTGGCCAAGATCATTGGACCGGTATTGGGCACTCGGAACTACGTTTCCAAGATGCTCGAAGGCGTGGAGATGTTCTCCACGAACAAGTTCTTCAAAAAGTTTCTGTCGATGACGTGTCTGGAGAACGAGAAGCCTATGGTGTGCATCAGTCGCTTGTGGCCCGTTGCTGGCTACGACACTCGTTTCCTGAACAAGACCTTACTACCGGATCTGATGGCAAACTTTCCGGCCGGTGGATCAGTGAAGCAGTTGATGCACTACTTCCAAGGATATGTGTCCACTCGGTTCCGGCAATACGACTACGGTCCGGAGCGCAACTGGCTCCACTACCAGCAGCTGGAGCCGCCGGAGTATGTCCTGGAGAATGTGTCCACGCCGGTGACCGTGTTCTTCTCAGAAAACGATTACATCGTGGCGCCAGCCGATATTTGGAGGCTCCTCACCCGGCTGCCCAATGTGGAGGCCGTGTACAAAGTGCCGTGGAAGCGCTGGAACCATTTCGACTTCATATGCGGTCTGGGAGT
This window contains:
- the LOC6500661 gene encoding lipase 3, whose amino-acid sequence is MGSERVALLYLVLIAMQQVATATIRQSREIIITDAVRRIQNDGYNVERHTVTTKDGYVLTLHRIPQVDPERGSVLRRPLVFLLSGLYASSDVWLLNGREDSLAYLLWRAGYDVWLGNNRGNIYCRKNLWHNATEREFWDFSWHEMGVYDLPAQVDYVLRTTGQRAMHFVGISQGGTVFLVMNSMLPHYNAVFKSATLLAPVAYVSNTKSGLAKIIGPVLGTRNYVSKMLEGVEMFSTNKFFKKFLSMTCLENEKPMVCISRLWPVAGYDTRFLNKTLLPDLMANFPAGGSVKQLMHYFQGYVSTRFRQYDYGPERNWLHYQQLEPPEYVLENVSTPVTVFFSENDYIVAPADIWRLLTRLPNVEAVYKVPWKRWNHFDFICGLGVREYIFDNIVLSMNRYEQRRR